One genomic region from Kineobactrum salinum encodes:
- a CDS encoding nitrate reductase: MTNCNTTCPYCGVGCGVSAEVENDRVIAISGDRSHPANFGRLCVKGSSLAETLVEDGRLLHPLLGGERLAWDPALDLVADQLRSTVARYGPESVAFYLSGQLLTEDYYVANKLMKGFLGSANVDTNSRLCMSSAVSGYQRAFGADHVPCSYEDLEHCDLLVMVGSNAAWTHPVLYQRIAESKQRNPAKRIVVIDPRRTASCDLADLHLAPRAGSDGFLFAGLLNYLQRHGLVDRDYVAAHTEGFDAAVQQAAPQTPAAVSRASGLSVDELEQFYRLFGESDRVVTFYSQGINQSATGTDKCNAIINCHLATGKLGRPGCGPFSITGQPNAMGGREVGGLANQLAAHMNFDRHLELVRRFWQAPAMASRPGHKAVELFQAMDRGEIRFVWIMATNPAVSLPDTAQVRRALQRCEFVVVSDCVHDTDTAAFADLLLPACGWGEKDGTVTNSERCISRQRALVPPLGEARPDWWMVTQVARRLGFADQFPYEGAAEIFSEHARLSGFENDGQRDFDISALADLDREQYDRLAPSYWPCPAAGAPVGPAQGHFFTPTGRARFVSAAPALPEPASSDRAPLQLNTGRLRDQWHSMTRTGRVPKLMRHRDFFSISLNPADAAALGIEADSLVAVENSRGRLTALAQLDSGQPAGQLFCPIHWNDQFAGAACVSQLIPALTDPVSGQPQSKYTTVALRPLATTSWALLVSRNRLPPPRLPYWSSLRLTGGYLTLLADNSSEGGTDTAAYRHLLAAVARETDAELQYHDSAGGDFRLIGVRKQRVEYALFANRRRDHLPDRDWLQSLLAREQPPDYRLLRGVDADGETTGPTICSCWEVGEKQINQAIANGARSLESLGAQLHCGTGCGSCVPELKALLQAAADSDQAVPLVARAGLQ; this comes from the coding sequence ATGACAAACTGCAATACCACCTGCCCCTATTGCGGCGTCGGCTGCGGAGTCAGCGCCGAAGTCGAAAACGACCGGGTAATCGCGATCAGCGGCGACCGCAGCCATCCCGCCAACTTCGGCCGGCTCTGCGTCAAGGGCAGCAGTCTCGCCGAAACCCTGGTTGAGGACGGCCGCCTGCTGCATCCGCTGCTGGGCGGCGAGCGGCTGGCCTGGGATCCTGCACTGGATCTGGTGGCGGATCAACTGCGCAGCACCGTGGCCCGCTACGGACCGGAATCCGTCGCCTTCTACCTGTCCGGCCAGTTGCTGACCGAGGACTACTACGTCGCCAACAAGCTGATGAAGGGTTTTCTTGGTAGCGCCAACGTGGACACAAACTCGCGGCTGTGCATGTCCTCGGCGGTGTCGGGCTACCAGCGCGCCTTCGGCGCCGACCATGTCCCCTGTTCCTATGAGGATCTGGAGCACTGCGACCTGCTGGTCATGGTGGGCTCCAATGCCGCCTGGACCCATCCAGTGTTGTACCAGCGCATTGCCGAATCAAAACAGCGCAACCCCGCCAAACGCATCGTGGTGATCGATCCGCGCCGCACCGCCAGTTGCGATCTCGCCGATCTGCACCTGGCGCCCCGCGCCGGCAGCGACGGCTTCCTGTTTGCCGGACTGCTCAACTACCTGCAGCGCCACGGCCTGGTCGACCGGGATTATGTCGCGGCTCACACCGAGGGCTTCGACGCCGCAGTGCAGCAAGCCGCGCCCCAGACCCCGGCGGCGGTGTCCCGGGCGAGCGGTTTGAGCGTCGACGAACTGGAGCAGTTCTACCGCCTGTTCGGCGAGTCGGACCGTGTGGTGACCTTCTACTCCCAGGGCATCAACCAGTCCGCTACGGGTACCGACAAGTGCAATGCCATCATCAACTGCCACCTGGCCACTGGCAAACTGGGCCGGCCCGGCTGCGGCCCGTTCTCGATCACCGGCCAACCCAATGCGATGGGCGGGCGCGAAGTGGGCGGCCTGGCGAACCAGCTCGCGGCACACATGAATTTCGACCGACACCTGGAGCTGGTGCGCCGCTTCTGGCAGGCGCCGGCAATGGCTTCCCGCCCCGGACACAAGGCGGTGGAGCTGTTCCAGGCCATGGATCGCGGCGAGATACGTTTCGTCTGGATAATGGCGACCAACCCGGCCGTCAGTCTGCCGGACACTGCCCAGGTACGACGGGCATTGCAGCGCTGCGAATTCGTCGTGGTTTCCGACTGTGTCCACGACACCGATACCGCGGCCTTTGCCGACCTGCTGCTGCCGGCCTGTGGCTGGGGAGAGAAGGACGGCACCGTGACCAATTCCGAACGCTGCATATCACGCCAGCGCGCGCTGGTGCCGCCGCTGGGCGAAGCCCGTCCCGACTGGTGGATGGTCACCCAGGTAGCCCGGCGGCTGGGTTTTGCGGACCAGTTTCCCTATGAAGGTGCGGCCGAAATCTTCAGCGAGCACGCGCGCTTGTCCGGGTTTGAAAACGACGGTCAGCGCGACTTCGACATCAGTGCACTGGCCGATCTCGACCGCGAGCAGTACGACCGGCTGGCCCCCAGCTACTGGCCCTGCCCGGCCGCGGGAGCCCCGGTCGGGCCGGCCCAGGGCCACTTTTTCACCCCGACCGGCAGGGCCCGCTTTGTCAGTGCGGCACCCGCCCTGCCCGAGCCCGCAAGCAGCGACCGTGCGCCCCTGCAACTCAATACCGGCCGCCTGCGCGACCAGTGGCACAGCATGACCCGCACGGGGCGGGTACCGAAGCTGATGCGCCACCGGGACTTTTTCAGTATCAGCCTGAATCCTGCGGACGCCGCGGCCTTGGGAATCGAAGCGGACAGCCTGGTGGCGGTGGAGAACAGCCGGGGCCGGCTCACCGCGCTGGCGCAGCTGGACTCCGGTCAACCCGCCGGGCAACTGTTCTGCCCCATCCACTGGAACGACCAGTTCGCTGGCGCGGCCTGCGTCAGTCAGCTGATACCCGCGCTCACCGATCCGGTATCCGGCCAACCCCAGTCCAAATACACAACGGTGGCGCTGCGGCCGCTGGCCACCACCAGCTGGGCGCTGCTGGTGTCGCGCAATCGCCTGCCGCCGCCACGGCTGCCCTACTGGTCCAGCCTGCGCCTGACCGGTGGCTACCTGACACTACTGGCCGACAACAGCAGCGAGGGTGGAACCGATACTGCGGCATACCGTCACCTGCTTGCCGCGGTGGCAAGGGAGACCGATGCCGAGCTGCAATATCATGATTCCGCTGGCGGGGATTTCCGCCTGATCGGAGTGCGCAAGCAGCGGGTGGAGTACGCCCTGTTTGCCAACCGGCGACGCGACCATCTGCCGGACCGCGACTGGCTGCAGAGTCTGCTGGCGCGCGAGCAGCCGCCTGACTACCGGCTGCTGCGCGGGGTCGACGCGGATGGTGAGACTACCGGGCCTACGATCTGCAGCTGCTGGGAAGTGGGGGAAAAGCAGATCAACCAGGCCATTGCAAACGGTGCGCGCTCGCTGGAATCCCTGGGTGCACAATTGCACTGCGGCACCGGCTGCGGATCCTGTGTGCCGGAGCTGAAGGCGCTGCTGCAAGCGGCGGCCGACAGCGACCAGGCGGTGCCGCTTGTCGCCCGAGCCGGACTCCAATGA
- the nirD gene encoding nitrite reductase small subunit NirD, with the protein MDTAVQSRWEQVCTQADLVPNAGVCALIAGTQVAIFFLPDATPQLYALANQDPFSGANVLSRGIVGDLQGSLVVASPVYKQHFDLRSGTCLEDPEVRVPVYAVRLQDDSVLVGRE; encoded by the coding sequence ATGGACACAGCAGTACAGTCGCGCTGGGAACAGGTCTGCACGCAGGCGGACCTGGTGCCGAATGCCGGTGTGTGCGCCCTGATAGCCGGCACCCAGGTGGCTATTTTCTTCCTGCCCGACGCCACGCCCCAACTCTATGCGCTTGCCAATCAGGACCCCTTTTCCGGCGCCAATGTACTGTCGCGGGGCATCGTCGGCGATCTGCAGGGCTCGCTGGTAGTGGCCTCGCCGGTCTACAAGCAACACTTTGATTTGCGCAGCGGCACCTGTCTGGAAGATCCCGAGGTACGGGTGCCGGTCTATGCAGTACGCCTGCAGGATGACAGCGTGCTGGTCGGGCGGGAATGA
- the nirB gene encoding nitrite reductase large subunit NirB, producing the protein MSKHNIVVIGNGMVGHHFVETLVGKQTGHNITVIGEEPRPAYDRVHLSEVFSGRAPEELALATRETYLGWGVAAHFGDPVTAIERQNKVVVTRGGRRFPYDKLVLATGSYPFVPPVPGSDHERCLSYRTIDDLGRIRAGANGSRVGVVVGGGLLGLECANALRNLGLETHVVEFAPGLMGVQLDEGGSRMLRRKVEALGVQVHTRKNTRQIVPGDSHALRMDFADETALETDLIVFSAGIRPRDELARAGELTVGERGGIVIDYKCKTTDSDIFAIGECALFGGRIYGLVAPGYRMAEAVAEQLSGAAGQFQGADMSTKLKLLGVDVGSIGDAHGNSEGAIAYVFSDERAEQYKRLVTSADGKQLLGAVLVGDCEDYDSLLQYHLNGIELPPAPEALIAPNTGERPTLGVAALPATATVCSCHNVTKGDIVGAIDGGCCSLAEIKSGTRASTGCGGCAAMLKNLVDDELSARGIAVDRSLCEHFPYTRQELYHLVRVGTIKTFAALLAQHGHGRGCDICKPAVASIMASLWNEHVLEQPHVGLQDTNDTFLANMQKDGSYSVVPRIPGGEITPEKLVVLGRVAQKYDLYTKITGGQRIDLFGARQHQLPEIWRELVDAGFETGHAYGKALRTVKSCVGSSWCRYGVQDSVAMAITIENRYKGLRSPHKLKSAVSGCTRECAEAQSKDFGVIATENGWNLYVCGNGGMKPRHADLFATDLDDQTLIRYIDRFLMFYIRTADRLQRTSVWLDNLEGGLDYLRQVVIEDSLGIAAELETQMAAIVGTYQCEWKTTIEDPAKLKRFREFVNSDASDSNVVFVRERGQIRPARPQERVRLVTVNERLR; encoded by the coding sequence ATGAGCAAACACAATATCGTCGTGATCGGCAACGGCATGGTCGGCCACCACTTCGTCGAGACCCTGGTCGGCAAACAGACCGGGCACAACATCACCGTGATTGGGGAAGAGCCGCGCCCGGCCTACGACCGCGTTCACCTGTCCGAGGTGTTTTCCGGCCGCGCCCCCGAAGAGCTCGCGCTGGCCACCCGCGAGACCTATCTCGGCTGGGGGGTGGCGGCCCACTTTGGCGACCCGGTCACCGCGATCGAACGTCAGAACAAGGTGGTCGTCACCCGGGGCGGGCGTCGTTTTCCCTACGACAAGCTGGTGCTCGCCACCGGCTCCTACCCCTTCGTGCCGCCGGTGCCCGGCTCCGATCACGAGCGCTGCCTGAGCTACCGCACCATTGACGACCTGGGCCGGATCCGCGCCGGCGCCAACGGCAGCCGCGTCGGCGTCGTGGTCGGCGGCGGCCTGCTGGGCCTGGAGTGTGCCAATGCACTGCGCAACCTGGGCCTGGAGACCCACGTGGTGGAATTCGCGCCGGGCCTGATGGGCGTGCAGCTGGACGAGGGCGGCTCACGCATGCTGCGGCGCAAGGTCGAGGCACTGGGCGTACAGGTGCACACCCGCAAAAATACCCGCCAGATCGTCCCCGGCGACAGCCATGCCCTGCGCATGGACTTTGCCGACGAGACCGCACTGGAAACCGACCTGATCGTATTCTCCGCCGGCATCCGGCCCCGCGATGAGCTGGCCCGCGCCGGCGAACTGACGGTGGGCGAACGCGGCGGCATCGTCATCGACTACAAGTGCAAGACCACGGATTCCGATATCTTCGCGATCGGCGAGTGCGCGCTGTTCGGTGGCCGGATCTACGGCCTGGTCGCCCCCGGCTATCGGATGGCAGAAGCGGTAGCCGAGCAACTGAGTGGAGCCGCCGGCCAGTTCCAGGGCGCCGACATGAGCACCAAGCTGAAGCTGCTGGGCGTGGATGTGGGCTCCATCGGCGACGCCCACGGCAACAGCGAGGGGGCCATCGCCTATGTGTTCAGCGACGAGCGCGCCGAACAATACAAGCGCCTGGTGACCAGCGCCGATGGCAAGCAGTTGTTAGGTGCGGTGCTGGTAGGCGATTGCGAGGACTACGACAGCCTGCTGCAGTACCACCTGAACGGCATCGAGTTGCCGCCGGCGCCGGAGGCCCTGATCGCGCCCAACACCGGCGAGCGGCCCACGCTGGGCGTAGCCGCACTGCCGGCCACCGCCACCGTGTGCTCCTGCCACAATGTGACCAAGGGCGATATCGTCGGCGCCATCGACGGTGGCTGCTGTTCGCTGGCGGAGATCAAGAGCGGTACCAGGGCCAGCACCGGCTGCGGCGGCTGCGCTGCCATGCTCAAGAATCTGGTGGACGACGAGTTGAGCGCCCGCGGGATCGCGGTGGACCGCAGTCTCTGCGAGCATTTCCCCTACACCCGCCAGGAGCTGTACCACCTGGTCCGGGTCGGAACGATCAAGACCTTCGCCGCGCTGCTGGCGCAGCATGGCCACGGCCGTGGCTGCGATATCTGCAAGCCGGCGGTGGCCTCCATCATGGCCTCGCTGTGGAACGAGCATGTACTGGAGCAACCTCATGTCGGGCTGCAGGACACCAACGACACCTTCCTGGCAAACATGCAGAAGGATGGCAGCTACTCGGTGGTGCCACGGATCCCCGGCGGTGAGATCACGCCGGAGAAACTGGTGGTGCTGGGGCGGGTGGCGCAGAAGTACGACCTGTACACCAAGATCACCGGCGGCCAGCGCATCGACCTGTTCGGCGCGCGCCAGCACCAGCTGCCGGAGATCTGGCGCGAACTGGTCGACGCCGGATTCGAGACCGGCCACGCCTACGGCAAGGCACTGCGCACCGTGAAGTCCTGTGTCGGCAGTAGCTGGTGCCGCTACGGGGTGCAGGACAGTGTCGCCATGGCGATCACCATCGAGAACCGCTACAAGGGCCTGCGCTCGCCCCACAAGCTCAAGTCGGCCGTATCCGGCTGTACCCGCGAGTGCGCCGAGGCCCAGTCCAAGGACTTCGGGGTGATCGCCACCGAGAACGGCTGGAACCTGTATGTCTGCGGCAATGGCGGCATGAAGCCGCGCCACGCCGACCTGTTCGCCACCGACCTGGACGACCAGACCCTGATTCGCTACATCGACCGCTTCCTGATGTTCTACATCCGCACCGCGGACCGGCTGCAGCGCACTTCAGTGTGGCTGGACAACCTCGAGGGCGGACTGGACTACCTGCGGCAGGTGGTGATCGAGGACAGTCTGGGCATCGCCGCGGAACTGGAGACGCAGATGGCAGCTATCGTCGGCACCTACCAGTGCGAGTGGAAGACCACCATCGAGGACCCGGCCAAGCTCAAGCGCTTCCGCGAGTTCGTCAACTCCGACGCCAGTGACAGCAATGTCGTGTTTGTGCGCGAACGCGGCCAGATTCGCCCGGCACGGCCGCAAGAGCGGGTCCGTCTCGTGACGGTAAACGAAAGACTGCGGTAG
- a CDS encoding NAD(P)/FAD-dependent oxidoreductase produces MKPVAKRRLLIVGGGMAAAYLLQELASYAHDLDITVISAEPDACYNRVMLSGVLAGEQPEQALSLLPEADGVTRVLPGTRVLKLDTRNRQLVTDSGLRLPWDELVLAVGATTALPDMPGLEAAGVAVFRSLADTRRLRASAPQIRRAVVVGGGLLGLEAAHGLNRLGCHTTVVHRQPWLMNRQLDPEGGRQLQALLVRRGLEFRVGSGLAEIELSRSRLAGARLVDGERLPCDLLVFATGIRPNTALATSAGLPVDRGVQVDPWMATPVASISALGECCQLGDECFGLVAPIRAQAKVLAARLSNRATAGFVSSACATRLKISGVDIFSMGELAGTAEDLLLHDPAAGIYRRLRLRDDRLVGAVLVGDQQGGNWYSELIHNRSDISALRPGLIFGRAASDAAGGLASAA; encoded by the coding sequence ATGAAACCGGTGGCAAAACGGCGGCTGTTGATTGTGGGTGGCGGCATGGCCGCAGCCTACCTGCTGCAGGAGCTGGCCAGCTACGCGCACGACCTGGACATTACCGTCATCAGCGCCGAGCCGGATGCCTGCTACAACCGGGTCATGCTGTCCGGGGTGCTGGCGGGAGAGCAGCCAGAGCAGGCCCTGTCTCTGCTGCCCGAAGCAGATGGCGTCACGCGCGTACTGCCCGGCACCCGTGTGCTGAAACTGGATACCCGCAATCGTCAGCTTGTGACCGACAGTGGTCTGCGACTGCCCTGGGACGAACTGGTCCTGGCGGTCGGCGCCACCACCGCGCTGCCGGACATGCCCGGTTTGGAGGCCGCCGGAGTGGCAGTATTCCGCTCGCTGGCGGATACCCGACGGCTGCGTGCAAGTGCGCCGCAAATCCGCCGCGCCGTCGTGGTAGGCGGCGGCCTGCTGGGACTGGAGGCCGCCCATGGGCTCAACCGGCTGGGCTGCCACACCACTGTGGTTCACCGCCAACCCTGGCTGATGAACCGACAACTGGACCCGGAAGGCGGCCGCCAACTGCAGGCACTGCTGGTCCGCCGCGGCCTGGAGTTCCGCGTTGGCAGCGGCCTGGCCGAAATCGAACTGTCCCGGAGCCGGCTTGCCGGTGCGCGGCTCGTCGATGGCGAACGCCTGCCCTGCGACTTGCTGGTGTTCGCCACCGGTATCCGGCCCAACACCGCCCTGGCCACCAGCGCAGGCCTGCCGGTGGACCGGGGCGTACAGGTGGATCCCTGGATGGCGACACCCGTCGCCTCGATTTCCGCCCTCGGCGAGTGCTGTCAGCTGGGGGATGAGTGCTTCGGCCTGGTGGCACCGATTCGCGCTCAGGCGAAGGTACTCGCGGCCCGGCTCAGCAACAGGGCGACGGCCGGTTTTGTCAGCAGCGCCTGCGCGACCCGGCTGAAGATCTCCGGCGTGGACATTTTCAGCATGGGGGAGCTGGCAGGCACAGCCGAGGATCTGCTGTTGCACGATCCCGCCGCCGGCATCTACCGCCGCCTGCGGTTGCGGGACGACCGCCTGGTGGGAGCAGTGCTGGTCGGCGACCAGCAGGGCGGCAACTGGTACAGCGAACTGATTCATAACCGCAGCGACATCAGCGCCCTGCGGCCGGGGCTGATCTTCGGCCGTGCGGCCAGCGACGCCGCGGGCGGACTGGCGAGTGCGGCGTGA
- a CDS encoding ABC transporter ATP-binding protein, with protein sequence MTDRYLDISGVGIEFDTGGQKFRALQNINLKIGKGEFVTLIGHSGCGKSTVLNIVAGLLQASEGGVILEGREVQDPGPERAVVFQNHALMPWLTVWDNVALAVNQVFRKTMNRHQRREWIEHNLRLVNMEQARNKLPAEISGGMKQRVGIARCLAMQPKVLLMDEPFGALDALTRAQLQDSLMRIQAELGNTVVMITHDVDEAVLLSDRIVMMSNGPAATIGEILKVPLARPRDRLALAEDPDFVHLRQQVLEFLYAKQAVAVDPAASAERAAAGIRLAGPARENPRDGVGPGSEAA encoded by the coding sequence ATGACTGACAGATATCTGGACATCAGCGGCGTCGGCATCGAGTTTGATACCGGCGGCCAGAAATTCCGGGCGCTGCAGAACATCAACCTGAAGATTGGCAAGGGCGAGTTCGTCACCCTGATCGGTCATTCGGGCTGCGGCAAATCCACTGTGCTGAACATCGTCGCCGGCCTGCTGCAGGCCAGCGAGGGCGGCGTGATCCTGGAGGGCCGCGAGGTACAGGACCCGGGACCGGAACGGGCGGTGGTATTCCAGAATCACGCGCTGATGCCGTGGCTGACGGTATGGGACAACGTCGCGCTGGCCGTGAACCAGGTGTTTCGCAAAACCATGAACCGGCACCAACGGCGTGAATGGATCGAACACAATCTGCGGCTGGTGAACATGGAGCAGGCCCGCAACAAGCTGCCGGCGGAGATCTCCGGCGGCATGAAGCAGCGGGTCGGTATCGCCCGCTGCCTGGCTATGCAGCCCAAGGTGCTGCTGATGGATGAACCCTTCGGTGCTCTTGATGCCCTGACCCGCGCCCAGTTGCAGGACTCGCTGATGCGGATCCAGGCGGAACTGGGCAACACGGTGGTAATGATCACCCACGATGTGGACGAGGCGGTGTTGCTGTCCGACCGCATCGTGATGATGAGCAACGGACCGGCGGCGACCATCGGGGAAATCCTGAAGGTGCCGCTGGCGCGTCCCCGCGACCGGCTGGCGCTGGCGGAAGATCCCGACTTTGTTCACCTGCGACAGCAGGTACTGGAGTTCCTGTACGCCAAACAGGCAGTGGCGGTCGACCCGGCGGCAAGTGCGGAGCGGGCCGCCGCCGGGATCCGGCTCGCCGGACCGGCGCGCGAAAATCCGCGGGACGGAGTCGGACCGGGCAGCGAGGCAGCCTGA
- a CDS encoding ABC transporter permease, whose product MSEAIAQGSGVYTALANRLHPRQLVPALLLPGLGILVFLLLWQLAANSIETSLGQFPGPAEVWEQAQNLAEEHQRERRRETAFDERQQQRNERLLEKNPDAEIKWRGYTGKPTFLDQVVTSLKTVAAGFLLANLVAIPLGILCGLSSGVYRAINPLIQVFKPVSPLAWLPLVTMVVSASYTAQDPMFDKAFLNSAITVALCCLWPTLINTTVGVAGIDRDLVNVSRVMSLAPLVHVRKIVLPAAMPMIFTGLRLSLATGWMVLIAAEMLSQNPGLGKFVWDEFQNGSSSSLGRIMVAVVAIGLIGFALDKLMLSLQARVNWDKQAVLR is encoded by the coding sequence ATGTCAGAAGCAATCGCACAAGGTAGCGGCGTCTATACGGCCCTGGCCAACCGGCTCCATCCCCGGCAGCTGGTTCCGGCACTGCTGTTGCCGGGGCTGGGTATCCTGGTGTTCCTGCTGCTGTGGCAATTGGCGGCCAACAGCATTGAGACCTCACTGGGCCAGTTCCCCGGTCCCGCCGAGGTCTGGGAACAGGCACAGAATCTGGCGGAGGAACACCAGCGGGAGCGGCGCCGCGAAACAGCCTTCGACGAGCGCCAGCAGCAGCGCAATGAGCGTTTGCTGGAGAAGAACCCCGACGCCGAAATCAAATGGCGCGGCTACACCGGCAAGCCCACCTTCCTGGACCAGGTGGTGACCAGCCTGAAAACCGTGGCGGCGGGCTTCCTGCTCGCCAATCTGGTCGCCATTCCGCTGGGGATTCTGTGCGGTCTAAGCAGCGGCGTCTACCGCGCCATCAATCCATTGATCCAGGTGTTCAAGCCGGTATCGCCGCTGGCCTGGCTACCGCTGGTCACCATGGTGGTCAGCGCCAGCTATACCGCACAGGACCCGATGTTCGACAAGGCCTTCCTCAACTCGGCCATCACGGTGGCGTTGTGCTGCCTGTGGCCGACCCTGATCAACACTACCGTGGGCGTGGCCGGGATCGATCGAGACCTGGTCAATGTCAGCCGCGTCATGTCACTGGCCCCACTGGTACACGTGCGCAAGATCGTGCTGCCGGCGGCGATGCCGATGATTTTTACCGGCCTGCGCCTGTCCCTCGCCACTGGCTGGATGGTGCTGATCGCGGCGGAAATGCTGTCGCAGAACCCCGGGCTGGGCAAGTTTGTCTGGGACGAATTCCAGAACGGCAGTTCCAGTTCGCTGGGCCGGATCATGGTCGCAGTAGTCGCGATAGGCCTGATCGGTTTTGCGCTGGACAAACTGATGCTGAGCCTGCAGGCGCGGGTGAACTGGGACAAACAGGCGGTGCTGCGCTAG
- a CDS encoding CmpA/NrtA family ABC transporter substrate-binding protein: MFLSNDKAPFIPGFAALCAVFGLALTVGTAAVQAQIGAPEKDELTFGFIKLTDMAPLAVAYENGYFEDEGLYVTLEAQANWKVLLDGVIDGQLDGAHMLAGQPLAATIGFGTRAHIVTPFSMDLNGNAITVSNAVWEQMKPHVPMADGKPVHPIEADYLKPVVDAQLAAGKPFNMGMVFPVSTHNYELRYWLAAGGIHPGFYAPHKGDTSGQIQAQARLSVTPPPQMPATLEAGTIQGYCVGEPWNQQAVFMGIGVPVITDYEIWKNNPEKVFGLNMAFTEQYPNTTVRIVKALLRAARWLDEDDNANRAAAVKMLSYPEYVGADEEVIANSMTGSFEYERGDKREIPDFNVFFRYFATYPYYSDAVWYLTQMRRWGQIAEPKSDQWYLDVARSVYLPDIYQQAAEALIAQGLMSASDFPDFDSESGFRPPQDEFIDGISFDGRTPNAYLEQFPIGLKGDEVL, encoded by the coding sequence ATGTTTCTCAGTAACGACAAGGCGCCTTTCATACCCGGCTTCGCCGCATTGTGCGCGGTGTTCGGATTGGCTCTGACGGTTGGCACCGCTGCAGTCCAGGCCCAAATCGGGGCACCGGAGAAGGACGAGCTGACGTTCGGCTTCATCAAACTCACCGATATGGCGCCGCTGGCAGTCGCCTATGAGAACGGCTACTTCGAGGACGAGGGGCTGTACGTCACGCTTGAGGCCCAGGCCAACTGGAAGGTGCTGCTGGACGGCGTGATCGACGGCCAGCTGGACGGCGCCCATATGCTGGCCGGACAACCACTGGCGGCCACCATCGGCTTCGGCACCAGGGCCCACATCGTCACGCCGTTCTCGATGGATCTGAACGGCAACGCGATCACGGTCTCCAACGCGGTCTGGGAGCAGATGAAGCCCCACGTGCCAATGGCCGACGGCAAACCGGTGCATCCGATCGAGGCGGACTATCTGAAACCGGTAGTGGATGCCCAGCTGGCCGCTGGCAAGCCGTTCAACATGGGCATGGTCTTTCCGGTCTCCACCCACAACTACGAGCTGCGCTACTGGCTGGCGGCCGGCGGTATTCATCCCGGCTTCTACGCCCCGCACAAGGGTGACACCTCCGGTCAGATCCAGGCCCAGGCTCGCCTGTCGGTCACCCCGCCGCCACAAATGCCGGCCACGCTGGAGGCGGGCACCATCCAGGGCTACTGCGTGGGCGAACCCTGGAACCAGCAGGCAGTATTCATGGGCATCGGGGTACCGGTGATCACCGACTACGAAATCTGGAAGAACAATCCGGAAAAAGTATTCGGCCTCAACATGGCATTCACCGAGCAGTATCCCAATACCACAGTGCGCATCGTCAAGGCCCTGCTGCGCGCTGCCCGCTGGCTGGACGAAGACGACAATGCCAACCGGGCAGCGGCAGTAAAAATGCTTTCCTACCCCGAATACGTGGGGGCGGACGAGGAGGTGATCGCCAACTCCATGACCGGCAGCTTCGAGTACGAGCGCGGCGACAAGCGCGAGATTCCCGATTTCAACGTGTTCTTCCGCTACTTCGCCACCTATCCCTACTACTCGGACGCGGTCTGGTACCTGACTCAGATGCGGCGCTGGGGCCAGATCGCCGAGCCCAAGTCCGACCAGTGGTACCTGGATGTCGCCCGCAGCGTCTACCTGCCCGATATCTACCAGCAGGCCGCCGAAGCCCTGATAGCCCAGGGCCTGATGAGCGCAAGCGACTTTCCCGACTTCGACAGCGAAAGCGGGTTCCGGCCGCCGCAAGACGAATTCATCGATGGCATCAGTTTTGATGGCCGTACGCCCAACGCGTATCTGGAACAGTTCCCGATAGGCCTGAAAGGCGACGAAGTGCTCTAG
- a CDS encoding DUF1622 domain-containing protein yields MNEFIAPAASWSAAVIETIGVGTITVFALYSLFNAAARMLRKEDSDSIFQELRQLLGRGILLGLEFLIASDIIYTVAVELTFETIGVLAIVVLIRTFLSFTLEVEMSGKWPWQNNRLRDS; encoded by the coding sequence GTGAATGAGTTTATAGCACCTGCAGCCTCCTGGAGCGCCGCAGTTATTGAAACCATCGGCGTCGGCACTATTACAGTGTTTGCGCTCTATTCGCTGTTTAATGCCGCAGCCAGAATGCTGCGAAAAGAAGATAGCGATTCAATTTTCCAGGAGTTGCGTCAATTGCTTGGGCGTGGCATTTTGCTCGGCCTTGAATTTCTCATTGCGTCGGACATCATTTATACAGTGGCAGTGGAGCTGACCTTTGAGACAATAGGGGTTCTGGCCATCGTGGTACTTATACGGACATTCCTGAGCTTTACCCTGGAAGTCGAGATGTCCGGCAAGTGGCCCTGGCAAAATAACCGGCTTCGGGATTCGTAG